GGAACTGGGCCCTGGGCCTCTCCCAAAGCCTCAAGGCCGGGCTCCGGGCCCTCCCCGAGGGGCCGGTCCTGGTCCTCCCCGCCGACCAAGGGGGCGTGGGACCAGGGGAACTGGAAGCCCTCCTCAGGGCCTTTCGCGAACCCGGGGTCCTCTCGGGGCACGGGGGAGTGGCCATGAGCCCCGCCCTCCTGGGGAAGGAGGCCAGGAGGGAGGTCTGGCGGATCCAAGGCGACCAGGGGGCCAAGGGCCTCCTCCTGGCCCTGGGGGCCCGGGTGGTGGAGCTGGGCCCGGGGCCCTGGAGCCTGGACGTGGACACCTGGGAGGCCTACGCCCACCTGGTGCGGGCCCTGGGCTGGACCCTCCCCCACCCTCCCCTCCCCTGGCGCGGCCCCCCCACCCGGCCCTCCTCCGGCGCACCCCCCTCTTCCGCCTGGGGCCCGCCCTCCTCCTCTATGGCCGCCCCGGGGCCTACGCCGGCCCCCTCTTGGCGGAGCGGGACGCCCTCCGCCTCCTCGCCCGGGGGGCGGCCACCCTCCTCAGGGGAGGTCCCTGAGGCGGCGGAGAAAGGCCAAAAGCTCCTCCCCCGTCCCCGCAGGAAAGAGGGCGTCCAGGTAGGGCAGGGCTGCCCGCATCCCACGGGCCAGGGGGGCGTACCCAGGGAGGCCCGCCAGGGGGTTGAGCCAGTAGACCCGGCGCACCCGCCGCCTCAGGGCCCCTAGGGCCCGGGCTACCGCCTCAGGGTCCCCCTGGTCCAGGCCGTCGCTCAGGACGAGGAGGAGGCTCCGCCGGCCAAGCCTCCGCCCCTCGCCCTCCAGAAAGGCCCTGAGGCTCTCCCCGAGCCGCGTCCCCCCGGCGAAGTCCTCGGCCAGGCGGCCAAGCCCAGGGAGGGCCTCCTGGGGGGGCAGGGGGAGGAGGGGGGTGATGCGGGTGAGGCGGGTGCCGAAGGCGAAGGCCTCCAGGGGGAGGCCCCGCCCCTTCAGGGCCTGGAGGAGGAGGAAGAGGGCCCGGGCGTAGGGGGCCATGGAGCCCGAGACGTCCAGGAGGACGTAGTAGCGGTAGGCCTGGCGCCTGGGCCTGAGGAAGCGGGCCTCCAGGATGTCCCCCCCGGTCCTCAAGGCCCGCCGCAGCGTGGCGGGGAGGGATAGCCTCTCCCCCTTGGGAGCCCGGCGCCTCCGCCTCGCCGCAAAGCGGGGGGGCGGGAAGGCCAGGGCGGCGAGCAACCGGGCAAGGAGGAGGGCCTCCCCCGGGGTCAGGCCCTCCAGGGGGCGCCTGAGGAGGCGCTCCAGGGGGCTGTAGGCCCCCTTCAGGACCCCTTCCCCCTCCGCCTCCCCCGAGCCCAGGACGGGAAGGGTTCCCTGGGCCTGGGGCCGGGGAAGGGCCTTGGGCCTGAGGTGGCCGAAGTAGCGGCGGAAGGCCCGGTCAAAGGCGGCGTAGTCCTCCTTGCGCCCCACGAGGAGGGCCCGGGAGGCCAGGTAGAAGGCCTCCCCCTCCCAGGGGACCAGGAGGAGGCCCTGGAGCCAGGCCTGGACCTGGGCCCTCCCCGGGTGGAGGCCCTCGGCGCGGAGGGCCCCCACGAACCCCAGGAGGCCTCGAAGAAGAGGGGTCTCGAGGATACGGGGGTCGGTCATCCGAGGGCCATGAGGAGGTCCCCCAAGGCCCGCCGCACCCTCTCCACGTCCTCCCGGGCCTTGAGGAGGGCCCCGAGGGCGGGGTCCAGGGCCTCAGGGGCCAGGTCCCCCACCCCTAGGGCGAGGAGGGAGGCGGCGAGGTCCAGGGTCTCCGCCACCCCAGGGGGCTTGAGGAGGCCCAGGCCCCGCACCCGCTGCACCAGGGCCACCACCTTGCGGGCCAGGGCCTCGGGGAGCTCGGGGAGCCGGGCCCGCACGATCCTCAGCTCCTTCTCCAGGGAGGGGTAGTCGATCCAGTAGTAGACGCACCGCCGCCTCAGGGCATCGTGGAGCTCCCGGGTGCGGTTGGAGGTGAGGACCACCAGGGGCCGGGCCCTGGCCCTGAGGGTGCCGAGCTCGGGAATGGTGACCTGGAAGTCGGAGAGCACCTCCAGGAGGAAGGCCTCGAAGGCCTCGTCCGTGCGGTCCACCTCGTCGATGAGGAGCACCGCCTCCCCTAGCTCCAGGGCCTCCAGGATGGGCCGCTTCAGGAGGAACTCCTCCCGGTAGACCCCCGCCCGCAGGCGGTCCAGGTCCCGCTCCCCCAAGGACTCCAGGAGGCGGATCTCCAGAAGTTGCCGGGCGTGGTCCCACTCGTAGAGGGCCTGCTCCAGCTCCAGCCCCTCGTAGCACTGGAGGCGCACCAGGGGCACCCCAAGGCCCTTGGACAGGACCCGGGCCACCTCCGTCTTCCCCACCCCGGGCTCCCCCTCCAGGAGGAGGGGCCGCCCCAGGCGCAGGGCCAGGAAGGTGGCGACGGCAAGCCCCTCTTCGGCGATGTACCGCTCCCTCTCCAGGAGGGCGGCCACCGCCGCGGGGCTTTCCAGGGCGAAGGCGGGCTTGGGGTCCATGGCCTCCAGGTTAGCCCCCCAGGCCCGCCCGGTGAACCCCTATCCGGCCAGGGCCCTCTCCAGGGCCCGCCGGGCCAGGACCCGGAGGAGGTGGAGCCGGTACTCGGCGCTCGCGAAGCGGTCCTCGGCCAGGGGGACAGGGGGGGTGTAGTCCCGGGTGGCCTCCACGGGGCCCGCACCCCCCTTGAGGGCCGCCTCCACCCCTTCCAGGCGGAAAGGCCCGTAGGCCGCCCCGGTGGCCCCCAGGCGGACATCCTTGAGGGCCTCCCCCTCCTGGAGGACCGCCGCCGCCACGCCCACCACAGCGTAGCCCGAGGCGGGGTGGAGGAACTTCTCGTAGGCGAAGCGGTACCCGGGGAGCTTGGGGACCCTTAGGCCCACGAGGACCTCGCCTGGGGCCAGGGCGGTCTGGAACATCCCCTGGAAGAAGTCCCGGGCGGGGATCCAGCGCTCCCCCCTGGGCCCCCTGGCCAGGATCTCGGCCTCCAGGGCCAGGACCGCCGCCGGGTAGTCCGCCGCGGGGTCGGCGTGGGCCAGGCTCCCCCCAAGGGTGCCCAGGTTGCGCACCATGGGGTCCCCGATCACCCGGGCCACCAGGGGGAGGAGGGGGAGGGAGGAGCGCTCCAGCTCGGCGTGGGTGGTGAGGGCCCCCACGAAGTAGGCCCCGTCCTCCTCGCGGATCCCCTTAAGCTCGGGGAGGCGGCCAATGTCCACGAGGAGAGGAGGGGTGGCCAGGCGGAGCTTCATGGCCGGGATCAGGGAGTGCCCCCCCGCCAGGAGCTTGGCCTCCGGGTTCTCCTCCAGAAGCCGGATGGCCTCGTCCAGGGTCTGCGGCCGGAGGTAGCGGAAGCTTGCCGGGTACATCCCAGACCTCCCTAGTCAGCAGCCACGGGAACCCTGTCCCGAAGGGCCCGCCAGATCTTCTCCGGGGTAAGGGGCATGTCCAGATGCCGGACCCCAAAGGGCCTAAGGGCGTCCATCACCGCGTTGACCACCGCCTGGGCCGCGGCGATGGTCCCCGCCTCCCCAATCCCCTTGACCCCCAGGGGGTTCACCGGGGAGGGCGTCACCGTATGGCCGTGCTCGATCCGGGGGATGTGGGCCGCCCTGGGCATGGCGTACTCCATGTAGCTCGTGGTCAGGAGCTGGCCGTTCTCGTCGTACACCCCCTCCTCCAGAAGGGCCTGGGCGATGCCCTGGACCACGCCCCCCTCCACCTGCCCCTTGACCAAGAGGGGGTTGATCTGGGGGCCGCAGTCGTCCACAGCCACGTAGCGGAGGAGCTTGACCTCCCCGGTCTCGGGGAAGACCTCCACCACGGCCACGTGGGTGCCGAAGGGGAAGACGAAGTTAGAGGGATCGAAGAAGGCCGTGGCCTCCAGGCCCGGCTCCATCCCCTCAGGCAGGTTGTGGGCCAGGTAGGCCTGGAGGGCCACCTCCTGGAAGCCCTTGGCCTTCCCCGGCACCCCCTTGACCTCAAACCGCCCCTCCCGGTACTCCAGGTCCTCGGGGGCCACCTCCAAGAGGTGGGCGGCGATGCGCCTCGCCTTGTCCAGGACCTTCTCCACGGCCCGGACCACGGCGGAAAGCCCCACCGGGGCGCTCCGGGAGCCGTAGGTGCCCATGCCGAAGGGGATGCGGCCCGTGTCCCCGTGGACGATCTCCACGTCCTCCAGGGAAACCCCCAAGAGGTCGGCCACCACCTGGCTAAAGGCGGTCTCGTGCCCCTGGCCGTGGCTGTGGCTGCCCGTGTAGACCTCCACCTTGCCCGTGGGGGCCACCCGCACCAGGGCGCTCTCCCAAAGCCCCGCCTGGGCCCCAAGCTGGCCCACCACCTTGGAGGGGGCGAGGCCGCAGGCCTCGATGTAGCAGGAGAGGCCGATGCCCAGGTAGCGCCCCTTGGCCCTGAGCTCCGCCTGCTCCTTGCGGAGGTTCCAGTAGCCCACGAGCTCCAAGGCCTTCTGGAAGGCCTCCTCGTAGTTGCCCGAGTCGTAGACCAGGGCCACGGGGGTGGCGTAGGGGAAGGCGTCCTTGGGGATGAAGTTCTTCCGCCTGAGGTCCGCGGGGTCCACCCCGAACTCCTCCGCCGCCAGGTCCATGAGGCGCTCCAGGATGTAGGAGGCCTCGGGCCGGCCCGCCCCCCGGTAGGCGTCCACGGGGGTGGTGTTGGTAAAGACCCCGGTGACGTGGCAGTAGATGGCAGGGATGCGGTACTGGCCGGAGAGGAGGGTGCCGTAGAGGTAGGTGGGGATGGCGGGGGCGAAGAGGGAGAGGTAGGCCCCCATGTTGGCCAGGGTCCGCACCCGGAGGCCCAGGACCCGTCCCTCGGCGTCGAAGGCCATCTCGGCCTCGGTCTCGTGGTCCCGGCCGTGGGCGTCCATGAGGAAGCTCTCCGTGCGCCGGGCCGCCCACTTGACCGGCCGGCCCACCTGGCGGGCCGCCACCAGGACGGCGGCCTCCTCGGGGTAGGGGAAGATCTTGCTCCCAAAGGCGCCTCCCACGTCTGGGGCCACCACCCGGAGCTTGGGCTCGGGGATGCCTAGGATGAAGGCCGCGTGCATGAGCCGGTGGACGTGGGGGTTCTGGCTGGTGGTGTAGAGGGTGTACTCCCCGGTACCGGGGTTGTAGGCGGCCAGGGAAGCCCGGGGCTCGATGGCGTTGGGGATGAGGCGCTGCTGCCGGAGGCTTAGGCGCACCACCTTGTGGGCCTTGGCGAAGGCCTCCTCCACCGCCTTCTCGTCCCCGATCTCCCAGGTGAAGGCCACGTTGCCCGGGGCCTCGGGGTGGAGCTCAGGGGCCCCGGGGGCTAGGGCCTTCCTGAGGTCCGCCGCCGGAGACAGGGGCTCGTAGTCCACCTCCACCAGTAGAGCGGCGTCCTCCGCCTGGGCCCGGGTCTCCGCCACCACTACGGCCACGATCTCCCCCACGTGGTGGACCTCGTCCTTGGCCACTACGGGCCGCGGGGGGATCTTGAGGGTGGGGAGGAGCCAGCCCACGGGCATGGGCTTGACCCCCTCCCGGGCGAAGTCCTCCCCCGTGAGGACCGCCAGGACCCCGGGGGCCTTGAGGGCCGCCTCGGTGCGGATGGCCCGGATGCGGGCGTGGGCGTAGGGGGAACGGACAAAGGCCGCGTGGACCATCCCGGGGAGGGTGAGGTCGTCCGTATAGGCCCCGCGCCCCGTGAGGAACCGGTAGTCCTCCTTCCGCTTCACCGCTTGACCAACGTAGGGCATCTCCCTCACCTCCTAGTCCGCCGCCTGGGCCGCCCGCATCCTCTCCGCGGCCCAGAAAACCGCCTCCACAATGCCCTGGTACCCCGTGCACCGGCAGAGGTTGCCCTCCAGGTAGTGGCGGACCTCCTCCTCCGTGGGGTTGGGGTTCTCCTGGAGGAGGGCGTAGGCCGCCATCACCATCCCCGGGGTGCAGAAGCCGCACTGCAGGCCGTGCTTCTCCCGGAAGCCCTCCTGGACGGGGTGCAGGCCGTCTTGGGAGAGGCCTTCCACGGTGAGGACCTCGCGGCCGTCCGCCTGCACGGCGAAGAGGGTGCAGCTTTTGACCGCCTTCCCGTCCAGGAGGACGGTGCAGGCCCCGCACTGGGAGGTGTCGCAACCCACGTGGGTCCCGGTGAGGCCCAGGGTCTCCCGGAGGTAGTGGACCAGGAGGGTCCTGGGCTCCACCTCGTGCCGGTGCTCAACCCCGTTCACCCTGACTTGAATCGCCACCCTCTCCATACCGCCTCCTCAGCTCCTGCTCCAGGTTCTGGAAAAACTGCTCCGCCAAACCCTGGGCCGCCCCCTGGAGGAGCCTCGCCCCAAGCCCCGCCAGGCTGCCCATGAGCCGGGCCTCCCCCTCGTAGCGCACCCGGGTGGCCTCCCCCTCGGGGAAGAGCTCCACCCGGCCCTCCCCCTCGGCCCGGCCCAAGGGGCTCTGGACCTCCAGGCCCAAGGTGAGGGCCTCAGGGGGCCTGCGGTCCTTGATCAGGACCCGGCCCTGGAAGCGGCCCCGGAGAGGCCCCAGGGCGAGCTCCAGGACGGCCCGGTAACACCCCTCCCCCTCGGGGACCAGCTCCTTGGCCCCAGGCACCGCCTTGGCGAGGAAATCCGGGTCTTGGAAGATCCGAAAAAGGGTTTCCCGGTCTGCTGGTATAGTTTTTTCTCCGCCCAAACGCATCGTTTAGCCCTATTATAAGAGGCCCTGGCCAAAATGAAAAGGGGTTAGAGCAGGACTTTACCCAAAACTTCCCTCCTCCTCTTCCAAGGCCTCCTTGGTGACCTCGTAGTTGAGCAGGCGGACCAAGCCCCGCAAGAGCAGGTAGGGACCATCCCGCTCACTGGCTATCCCCAGCTTTCCCCCAAGCCGCAAAAGGAGGCCCTCCAAGGCACCCCCAGACCGCCGCACCTCCCAAAGAAACACCGCCAGCCCCAGCAAAACAGCCACCACCTTGCGAATCCGGCTAAGCCCCCGCACCGGAAAGCTCTCAAGCCCCAACCCCGCCTTCAGAAGGCGGAAAAACTCCTCCACCCCCCACCGCCTCCGGTACATCTCCACCACCCGCAGCGCCTCCCTCTCCCCCCTCACCTCCAAGCTGGTCAAAAGCCACCACTCCCCCCGCCTCCCCAAAGCCGGTATCCAGCTCACCACCAGATGAAGCCTCCGCCCCTCCACCTCCCTCCATCCCAGCCCAAGCTCCACACCCCAGCACCTGCCCAAACACCTTCCGGTCGTCAAAACCCCGGTCCGCCACGTACACCAGCCGCCGCCCCTCCCCCCCAAGAACCCCCCGCGCCCCCGCAATGGCCCGCTCCACCTCCCGGGGCAGGCTGGCAAACCCCCGCTCCCCGTAGGCCACCAGGTGGGCGTACCCCAGGGCCAGCCGCCCCTGGACATCCATCCCCAGCGCGGTCAGGAGCTCATACCCGGTCTCCCGCTTCCTCCCCACCCGGGCTATCCCCTCCAGGGCCCGGGCGTGGGGCTTGCGCACCGGGCTCAGGTCCAGGAAGACCAAAACCTCCTCCCCCTCCAGGGCCAGGGCGCTCTCCCGGCACACCCTCTCCAGGAGGGCCTCGGCCCCCACCCGGGGGTTGGCCAGGAAGCGGTAGAGGGCTTCGGCCTGGTGGAAGGGGCGCTGGAGGTGGGAGGGCAGGGTAGCCACCATCTCGCTTACCCGGGCAGAGCCCGCAGCCAAGAGGCCTCGGCTCATCTCCTCCAAACGCCTGAAGAGCCGCTTATCGGGGGAAAAGGTCGGCCAACCGGGCCGTGAACTCGTGGAGCCTGCTCTCTGCAACCTTGAGCGCCTTCATGGCTCAACTTCGGCTCCGAAATCTACCACGCAGGCAGGATGTGGATAAAGTCCTGGAAGATCCGCACCGTGGCTGCTGCCGTGGGCCAGGTGGGCCGCGGGGAAGAGCTGGTCCGGGCCTTGGAGCGGGACCTCTTGGCCCTCCGCTCCAAGCTCCTGGTGCGCAGGGGCCCGGAGGCCCGGGTCCTCTACCTCTACCCCCGGGACCCCCGCAACACCTTTGTCTGCGGGGAGGAGGCCAGCGGGGCTGGCCTGATTGCCCTGGCGGGGGCCCAGAATGCGGTGAGGAGGGTGGCGGCTCCCGGGGCGTTGCGGGGATGCGTGAACCTGAGCGCCGAGGCCGTGGTGGCCGCCCGGCCTGACGTCATCCTGGTTCCCGTCTTCCCCGACCAGCCCTTCAGCTTTGAGGCGGTCCTGCGCCTGCCTGGGGTGGCCGAAACCCCCGCGGGCAGGGCGGGCCGGATTGTGGCCATGGACGTCACCTACCTCTCCGGGTACGGCTACACCGTGGGTAAGGGGGCCCTGGACCTCCACGAGGCCATCTACGAGAAGGGCGGGCAGGTCCTCATCCCGCACCCAGACCTCCGGAGGTGAGGGAACCCGTCTCGGCCGGGCGGCCCTATGCCAGGGGTCTGGCCTTTTTGTCCGCCCTCCTCCCCCTGGCCATGCTCCTGGCCGCCTCCCAAGGGGCCTACCCCATCCCTCTCCCCGAGCTTCCCCAGGCCCTTCGCGAAGGGGGGGAGCGCGCCGCCGTCCTCTGGAACATCCGCTTCCCCCGGGTGGTCCTGGCGGCCTTGGTGGGGGGAGGCTTGGCCATGGCCGCCTCCGCCCTGCAGGGGGTATTCCGGACCCCCTTGGTGGAGCCCGGGCTCGTGGGGATGGGTGGAGCGGCAGCCTTGGGGGCCCTCCTGGGGTTGGCCCTCTGGCCCTCCCTCCCCTGGCTCCTCCCCCTCTTCGCCGCCATGGGGGCCCTGGCCCTGGCGGGGTTCCTCTCCCGGTTGGCCCACCGGGAGGGCCCGGTCCTCCTCCTCGTGGGCGTGGTGGCCGGCCTCACCCTGGGGGGTGTCCTGGGGGTCCTCCAGTTTCTCGTCGAGGATCCCCAGGGGCGGAGCCTTAGCTTTTGGACCCTGGGCAGTTTTGCCGGAGCTAGCTGGGAGAGCGCAGCCCTGACTGCTGGGATGCTCCTCCTGAGCGGGCTTGCCCTCCTCCGCCTGGCCCCCTTCCTGAACGCCCTGGCCCTGGGGGAGGAGGAGGCCTTTCACCTGGGGGTGCCCGTGCGGGCCCTTAGGAGGTGGGCGCTGGCCTGGTCCAGCCTGGCGGTGGGGGCCGCGGTGGCCGCGGGGGGCAACGTCGCCTTTGTGGGCCTCCTCGTGCCCTGGTTCTTGCGGCGGTGGGTCGGGTCAGACCACCGTTTCCTCCTCCCGGGGGCCTTCCTAGGGGGGGCGAGCCTTGCGGTGCTGGCGGACTTGGCGGCGCGGACCCTCTTCGTCCCGGCGGAGCTCCCCGTGGGGCTCCTGACCACGGTCCTAGGGGGTCCCCTGTTCCTCTATCTGGTCCTGGGGGAGGGGAGGCATGCTTGAGGCCCGGGCCTTGGGGCATGCCCGCAACGGGCGCTGGCTGGTGGAGGGGGTGGACCTGAAGCTTCCCGCCGGGTCCCTGGTGGTCCTCCTGGGCCCCAACGGGGCGGGGAAGAGCACCCTCCTGCGCCTCCTGGGCGGGGAGTGGGCGCCCTCAAAGGGGGAGGTCCGGCTGGGGGAGAAGTCCCTCCGGGCCTACACGCCCCGCGAGCTCGCCCTCATGCGGGCCTTTTTGCCCCAGCACCGGGGGGTGGCCTTTCCCTACACCGCTTGGGAGGTGGTGGCCCTGGGGCGGCTTCCCCACGGAAGGGGGCCCAAAGAGGCGGAGCGCGTGGCCTGGGCCTTGGCCCAGACCGGGGCCCTGCACCTGGCGCACCGGCCCTACCCCTCCCTCTCTGGGGGCGAGCGGGCCCGGGTGGACCTGGCCCGCGTCCTGGCCCAGGACACCCCCGTTCTCCTCCTGGACGAACCCACCAACCACCTGGACCCCAAGCAGCAGTTGGAGGTTATGGCCCTCTGCCGCCGCCTGGCCCGGGGAGGGCGCCTGGTCCTCTCCGCCCTCCACGACCTCAGCCTAGCCGCCCTTTTCGCGGACTGGCTGGTTTTCCTCAAGGGAGGACGGCTTTTGGCCCATGGGCCCCCTTCGGAGCTCCTGCGCCCCGAGCTCCTGCAGGAGGTCTACGAGGTGCCCTTTGAGGTGCTTTGGCACCGGGGGCGGCCCCTGGCCTTTCCCAGGGAAGGGTGAGCCCTTCTCTTTGCGAGCGAGCTGCCTGGACCTCCGCCTGAGGAGCCTTAGTGCCTTCGCCAACGGCTTGGGCGCCTCTATCCAGGTGCCGTCGGAGAGGACGGCGAAGGAGGACAGGCCGAGGTCTATGCCCACGACATCCTCAGGCCCCTTCACCTCCTTCCTCCCAGGTTCGGGCCGCCCCACCTCGCAGGTAAGGCTCATGTAGGGCCGGTCCACCTCCCGGGAGAGGGTGGCAGAGAGAATCCCGGCCTTCCCCTCCCCTAGAAGCACCTCAGGGAAGGAGGAAACCGCCGCTTTGGGGCCCCTGCCCCAAATGAACCGCAGCACCTCCCCCCCAAGCCAGGGATCCGGGGCGTAGCCCTCCCCGGCCACCCCACCCCAGGGCCACAAGAGCCGCCTCCCCCTATCCCACCGCCTCATGGCCAGAAGCCGCGCGTGCCCCCGCAGCCGCCGCACCTCTTTCCCCCGACGAAAGCGGAGGGGCCGGTCCTTGCTCCGGTAGGCCAGCCCCGTGGTGTCCATAAGGTAGAGGGGGGAGGCGCCGGCACCTGACCGGAAGGAGCTACCTCCTCCGGCGAGGCGAGGTGGGCCTCCAGTTCCCGGGCAAGCCTCTCCAGGAGGGTTTCTAATACCCTTTCTTGCTGTATCCTTCGTCCATGACCGTAGCCGACCACCTGACCCTGAACGAGCTTTGGCGAAGGGTCAAGAAGGCCAAGGACCCTATAGACAAGCACCGCTTCCTGGCCGTCTACCATGCCAAACGGGGCCTCACCGCCAAGAAGATCGCCAAGATCACCCTCAACACCCCCCGCTGGGTCCAGGAGACGGTGCGCCGCTACAACCAGGGCGGCCCTGCGGCCCTGGGGGACAGGCGGCACCAGAACCCGGGGCAGAAGCCCAAGCTCACCCCGGAGGAACGGGAGAGGGTGCTTGGAGCTCTACAGGGCCCCCCACCCGACGGAGGCTTGTGGACGGGGCCCAAGCTGAGGGACTGGGTGGAAAGGGATCTGGGAAAGAGGCTTTCCCTCTACCCCATCTACCGGCTCCTACACGAGATGGGGTTTGCCCTGCGGGTGCCCCGCCCCCGGCACGCCAAGGCGGATGAGGCGGCGGGGGAGTTGTTCAAAAAAACCTCCTCGCCCAGGTCCAAGAGGCGAGGGCCCAGGGGAGGAGGGTGAGGCTTTTGGCCTATGATGAGCACCGCTTGGGGCTGAGGCCGGTGTACCGGCGGGTATGGGCCCGGCGAGGGGATAGGCCCTTGGCGGTGGGGGCGCACCGGTACCGGTGGTTTTACGTGTGCACCTTTGTGGAGCCGGAGACGGGGGAGAGCCTGAGCCTCCCCTTGGACGGGGTGGACACGGAGGTCATGGGCTGGGTTCTGAGGGAGCTCCGGGATTGGTTGGGAGAGGGGGAGGAGGGGTGGGTGGTCCTGGACCGGGCTGGGTGGCACGTGTCGGGGCGGGTGGAGGTGCCGGAGGGGGTGCGGCTGGTCTTCCTGCCCCCCTACAGTCCGGAGCTGCAACCTGTGGAGAGGGTGTGGCCCTTGGTGAACGAGGCGGTGGCCAACCGGTACTTCCGGGACCTTGAGGAGATGATGGAGGTGGTGGCGGAGCGATGCCGGGTTCTCGCGCAGGACCCAGAGACCCTCAGGCGGCACACCCTGTTCCACTGGTGCCCTGGGATGAAGGAATCAGCATAAAGTGGTATTATTACACAAAAGTCTTGACACGACCTCTCCCCCTGGTTTGTTCTATATTGTTCTGTACGGAGAACGATTTGTCCTACGAAGTGGGTCAAAACCTCCGTCGCCTGCGCCAGGCGCGGGGGCTTACCCTTTCTGGCTTGGCAGCCAAGGCCGGGGTGGCGAAATCCCTTCTCCATGCTTTGGAAGCGGGACACGCTAACCCTACCTTGGCCACCCTTTGGGCCTTGGCCCAGGCCCTGGAAGTGCCCTTTGGCGAGCTGGTCCAGGCCCATCCCGTGGGGGAGGAAGGTGCGATAGTTCAGCTTATTGAACAAACCCAGGGGCGGGCAGGGGAGAGGCTGGAGGTGTACCGCATGGATCTCCTACCCCGTTCCGAGCGTTGGGCGGAGGCACATGAGCCTGGCCTCCGTGAGCGGGTCATCGGTTTAAAGGGCAGAGCCCGGGTGGGACCACCTCCGGGTAGGGAGGTGGGCCCCGGAGAGGAGGTGGAGTTTTCCGGGGACGAACCCCATGTGTACGCCAGTGAAGAAGGGGCCAGCCTCTTGGTCTTTCTGCACTACCCCCCGCTTCCCCGACCCAAAGGGGAAGCTGGAAGCCCAGAGAAGGCCTCCTTGGCCCTTCGGGAGGTGAGCTTGGGGGTGGGAGGGTTGGCCTTGGAGGGTCGCTGGCTTGCCCCGGGGTTTCAGGAGGGGGTTTTTGTGCGTTGGAGCGGGAACGGCACCTACTTTTTCGGCCTTCCTTTGGCGCCTCTTCCCCGTCTGGAAGGCCGAGGGCTTTTGGGCGAGGCCCTGGCCCTTCTTCACGCACCCGTAGAAGACCTGAGGCCTTATCGGC
The genomic region above belongs to Thermus sediminis and contains:
- a CDS encoding IS630 family transposase, which translates into the protein MRLLAYDEHRLGLRPVYRRVWARRGDRPLAVGAHRYRWFYVCTFVEPETGESLSLPLDGVDTEVMGWVLRELRDWLGEGEEGWVVLDRAGWHVSGRVEVPEGVRLVFLPPYSPELQPVERVWPLVNEAVANRYFRDLEEMMEVVAERCRVLAQDPETLRRHTLFHWCPGMKESA
- a CDS encoding heme ABC transporter ATP-binding protein; this translates as MLEARALGHARNGRWLVEGVDLKLPAGSLVVLLGPNGAGKSTLLRLLGGEWAPSKGEVRLGEKSLRAYTPRELALMRAFLPQHRGVAFPYTAWEVVALGRLPHGRGPKEAERVAWALAQTGALHLAHRPYPSLSGGERARVDLARVLAQDTPVLLLDEPTNHLDPKQQLEVMALCRRLARGGRLVLSALHDLSLAALFADWLVFLKGGRLLAHGPPSELLRPELLQEVYEVPFEVLWHRGRPLAFPREG
- a CDS encoding winged helix-turn-helix domain-containing protein: MTVADHLTLNELWRRVKKAKDPIDKHRFLAVYHAKRGLTAKKIAKITLNTPRWVQETVRRYNQGGPAALGDRRHQNPGQKPKLTPEERERVLGALQGPPPDGGLWTGPKLRDWVERDLGKRLSLYPIYRLLHEMGFALRVPRPRHAKADEAAGELFKKTSSPRSKRRGPRGGG